From Gottschalkiaceae bacterium SANA:
ATGTGGGCGGGGATGGCTCTTGGGAATATCCCAAGTCCGGATGTAGCCCAGCGCGCCTTGATGGCGAAAGATGGGGGCACTGCAAAGAAAGGCATGATCATTGCCGGTAGCATGTATTGGACCATTGGCTTTATTCCCATTGTGATTGCCTTGATCGGGATCACCTTGGTTGCAAAAGGCATACTTCCTGCAGGATTGTTTGCCGAAGATAGTGAGCTTTTGATTCCATTTTTGGCCCGTGACTTATTGGGGCCAGTCGGCCTGGGTGTTTTTGTTGCCTCTCTATTGGCGGCGATTTTGTCCTCTGCCTCCACATCACTCTTTGCAACAGCTGTATTATTCTCTAATGATATTTATAGGCCGCTTTTCCACAAGGAAGATTTGCCGGAAGATGATCGTACCATGCTGAGGGTCACCAAGATTTTCGTTGTCGTGGTCGGCGTTTTATCTGCCGGCGTTGGACTGGCCTCCACCAACATTTATGATTTGACGATCTTTGCCTTTACCCTGCAATTTGGCGTATTATTCTTCCCATTTATTTTTGCATTAAAGGCAAAGTGGGTAAACACCTATGGGGTAATCGCCGGCATGCTTGGGGGACTGGGTGTGAACTTGATCGGCGTCATTTCACAAGCTTCTGTGATACCAGAGCCATGGGAATTCTACACACTCGTGCCTGCTCTTATTAATATGCTACTTATTATTATTGTATCAGCCATTACGCGTAATAAGAATCATGCAACACCGTTAGAAAATTTGTATATTGATTAATACTTAGGATTTGGAAGGAGAAAACAACTATGAAATACCCATCATCATCAGCAACGGATTTGAACAAACAAGGCATGCGTCACATGATCTCTATGAAGGACTTCACAACAAAAGAAATGGACGACATGATGGACTTGATGGCATACCTAAAAGATGCCAGAAGAGACAATGCGGTTCCACAACTTTTTGAAGGCAAATCAGTTGCCATGATTTTTGAAGCTGGTTCAACAAGAACTCGTGTTTCTTTTGAAGTTGCTGCAACCATGCTAGGTGGACACGGTTTGTTCTTGTCACCTCGTGATATTCACTTGGGTGGCAAAGAGTCCATCGATGATACGGCTCGTGTTTTGTCAAGAATGTGTGACATCGTAATGGCCCGTACAAATGATCCAGAAACAATCGATGCCTTGACTCGCATGTCTACAGTTCCAGTCATCAACGGCTTGGATACGCGATTCCATCCAACACAAATGCTGGCTGACTTGTTCACCATCAAAGAGCATATGAAAGAAGGCCAGAAATTGTCGGATTTGACTTTGGCATTTATGGGCGATGCAACTGATGTTTGCCGATCATTGCTTTTGACTTGTACAAAATACGGCATGAACTTCAAGCAAATCGGACCTGTAAAGTATCATATGGAACAAGAATGGTTGGATATTGCGGATGAGTACTGCAAGGAATCTGGCGCTTCTTATGAAATTACAGACGATGTGGAAAAAATCAGCGAATGCAATGTTGTTTACGGAGACAGCTTCTACTGGGTAACTCAGTATGATGAAAAAGAAGAACGTCTAGCAGCCTTTATGCCAGATTACGTGATCACAGAGGAATTAATGGCCAAAGCACAACCAGGCGCGACTTTGCTTCACTGTTTGCCGGCAAATGATCAGGAAGAAGTGACTCGAGAGGCATTGGAAGGTGAAAACTCAGTAGCCTTTGATGAAGCGGAAAATCGATTGACTGCACAGATGGCCATCCTGGTCTACTTCACCCATAAATTCCACATTGAATCAACGGAAGAGGTAAAGAAGCAGCACGCGGACAAGATCAATAATTTCTTAAAAACACTATAGACAATATTCAGACAAAACCTTGGGGGCGAGAAAATGTCTAGAAAAATTACAGAAACAACACCAAAACAAGATGGATTCAGAATGCCAGGCGAATTTGAAGCACATAAAGGGTGCTGGATGGTTTGGCCTGAGAGAACTGACAACTGGAGATTGGGCGGCAAACCTGCGCAAAAAGCTTTTGTTGCCGTAGCGGAAGCCATTGCAAACTTTGAAGAAGTAACCATGTGTGTTTCCCAGACGCAATTTATGGCAGCTCGAGAAGAACTCAGCGATCGTATTCGTGTGGTTGAAATGTCTAACGACGATTCATGGATGCGTGATATCGGACCGACCTTTGTTGTCAATGATCAAGGTGAGGTGCGCGGTATCGACTGGAGATTTAATGCCTGGGGCGGTTTGGTAGACGGTTTGTACTTCCCTTGGGACAAAGACGATCAGGTTGCTAAAAAGGTCTGCGAGATCGAAGGCAAGGATTACTACTCTTTAGAAGAATTCATCCTTGAGGGTGGATCCATTCATACCGATGGTGACGGAACTGCCATTGTTACAGAAGCATGCTTGTTGCATGAAAGCCGTAACCCTCAATTGGATAAGGCTGGTATTGAAAACACCCTGAAGGATTACTTGGGTGTTGAAAAGGTGCTTTGGCTGCCAAACGGCATCTATCTGGATGAAACCAATGAGCATGTGGATAATATTGTGCATTATTGCGCTCCGGGTGTGTTGGCACTTGGCTGGACGGATGACGAAAAGGATCCCCAGTATCCATTGTCTCAAGCAGCCTTCGAGTATTTGTCCAATGAAACGGATGCAAAGGGCCGAAAATTGGAAATTCATAAGCTTCATATTCCAAATGAAGTGTTGATTACCAAGGAAGAAAGTGAAGGTGTAGACTCGGTTGACGGTACATTGCCTCGGGAAGAGGGAGATCGCCAAGCTGCGTCATACGCAAATTTCTATATCGCCAATAATGCAGTTATTTTGCCACTTTTCGATGATGAAGAATATGATCAAAAAGCGATTGAAACTCTGGGCAAGATATTCCCTGATCGTGAAATCGTTGGCATTTATGCTCGTGAGATTATCCTGGGCGGTGGAAATATTCACTGCATCACGCAACAACAACCTCTAGGAAAATAAACGGTAGTTTTTGAGATCTAGTGGCTGCAAGTGCAGCCACAGATTCTCTGAAGGGAGAATTTTCATGGAAGAGAAAAAAGTAAGTTTATTTAAAATGATATCTTTCACGGTCTGTGGGATTGTGGTCTTGGACACCTTTGTAGCGCCTGCTGCCATGGGCGTTTCATCAATTACCGTATGGTTGCTAACAGCTATTTTATTCTTTATTCCATACGGATTGATTAACGCGGAATTGGGTGCAGCTTATCCAGAAGACGGTGGCATCTATTCTTGGGTTAAACGTGCGTTTGGTGAATTTCAAGCAACCTTGGTTGCCTGGTTTTACTGGGTGAATGTTGCGTTTTGGATGCCAGCAGTATTTATTGCCTTTAGTTGGTGGTTCTCTATGGCCTATGCACCAGAACTGAGTACTTTTGCCTCGGCGGCCATTGCCATCGCCATGTGTTGGGTTGTTGTTGGCATCGGTATTCGTGGTGTTGAACTGGGAATTACCGTGACGAATATTGCAGCAATTGTCAAGGTGGCAGTTCTCTTGATTTTTGGAGGTTTGGGTGTGGTTTACGCCATTCAAAACGGAGTGGCTAACGACTTTTCCTTGTCGAACTTTGCACTTGACTTTAACTTTGACACCATTGCCTTTTCTTCGGCGATCGTTTATAACCTCTTGGGATTTGAACTGATTTCTTCCATTGCGTCAAGCATTGACAATCCTGGAAAAAATATTCCCAAGATGACAGTACTAGCGGGTATTTTGATTGCATTTTTGTATATTGTCGGAACATTTGGTGTTTTGGTTGCGATTCCAGCAGAAGCAATTGATCCTTTGGATGGATTTTTCTACGCACTTCAGGAATTGTGTACTGTATTTGGCGACTCGGCGACATTGGTATTTAACATCATTATGGCGGGCGCTTTGTTCACCTTGGTTTCCAACATGATTTCTTGGTCTATGGGCGGCGTTGAAGTATTAGACGAAGCTGAGTTTACTAAAAAGACCAAGGTCTTGGGACATCGTCACGCGAAATACGATACACCAGATTACTCTTATATTTTAATGGGTGTAATTGCAACGGCATTGATCGTTTTGAACTTCTCCTTAGGTGAAAGCGCCAATGAAGCATTCTGGACAATCTTGTCCTTCAGCTTCCTGGTTTTCTTCCTGCCATACTTGTGGCTGTTCCCTACGGCAGTTAAATTGCGTTTAAAAGATACGGATACGATTAGACCCTATAAAGTACCAGGTGGCTTGCCGGGATTGTATATTTCAGCAATTTTAGGATTCGCTTTCATTACGCTGGGCATTGCTTTGTTGTTCTTTACAGGTGAAGGATTTGATCCTCTGTATCATGGAACTTTAGTGATAGGAACGGGCTTGACGACAGTCTTTGGAATTGGATTGTATCGCAAAAGTCATCAATAAATACAAGTAGAATTAGGACTTAATGTTGATTTTCGAATGGGGATTGGAATAAACAACATCAATGCTAAATTTTGATAAATGATTTTGGAGGTTGTAAGATGCTAAGTAAACATAAAGAACCGCGCATTGTTATTGCCCTGGGCGGCAATGCCCTTGGAAATACGCCAGCTGAGCAAGAGGAAAAAGTGGCTGTAGCGGCAAAATCCTTGGTGGAATTGATTAGCCAAGGTAATGAGATTATTGTTTGTCACGGAAATGGGCCGCAGGTAGGCATGATCAATCTTGCTTTTGAAGAAGCATCCAAGATCAATGACAAGGTTGTACCCGTGGATCTTCCGGAATGCACGGCTATGAGCCAAGGCTATATTGGTTTCCATCTACAGTCTGCCATTAAAAAAGAGATGATGGCCCAAAAAATGCCATGGCATGTAGCGACGGTGGTGACGCAGATTGAAGTAGATAAAAAAGATGAAGCTTTTGAAAATCCACGCAAACCAATTGGTGGATACTATAGCAAGGAAGAAGCAGATGTTTTAATGGCGAAAGACCCAAGCCTCAAGGTTGTGGAGGATGCAGGACGCGGTTACCGTCGCGTTGTTGCATCGCCAAAACCGATGGATATTGTAGAGAAGGCATCTATTATTAACATGTTGGACAATGAATTCGTCGTCATTGCCTGCGGAGGCGGTGGGGTTCCAGTGGTCTCCGATGGTCAGGGTGGATTTATAGGCGTTCCAGCTGTGATCGACAAGGACTTTGCTACTGCAAAATTGGCCGATACGGTAGATGCGGAGTATTTATTTGTACTTACCGCGGTGGATCGTGTTGCTGTTAATTTTGGTACACCTGACCAAAAAGAAATTGAAAAGATGACTGTGGCGGAAGCGCAGAAATACTGCGACCAAGGCCATTTCGCGCCGGGTAGCATGCTTCCCAAGGTGCAGGCGGCCATGGAATTTGTGAAAGGAAAGCCGGGCAGACGCGCAGTGATCGCTTCATTGGAAAAAGCAGCCCTTGCCATTAAAGGTGAGAGCGGCACTATCATCTATTAGACCCAAGTAACACGATAAGTATTCCAAGATAACCCTTTTGTTGCAGAACATGTCTGTGCAGGAGGGTTATTTGTTTATGTTATTACATGTTATAATGTAGATATCTAAAAAAAACTATTTGGAAGAAAGGAGAAATCAGATGAAACGACTAGGCTTTTCACGACAGTTGATCATTTTATTGACCGTTTTAGTGGTGATATGCACCTTTTTGACAGGTTTGGTCGCATATCGAGTTTCTTCAGATTCAAATTGGGATTTGACCGTTCAGAATTTGCAAAGATTGACTGACTCGACGGTGGACTTGATTGATGCTTCTGTTAATGCATCTATGCGCAATCATTTACGAGCTACCGTAGAGAAGGATGTTGAGCTGATTTCTTATTACCATGAGCAGGTTGAAGCTGGGAATAAAACCCTTGAATCAGCACAGGCGGAAGTGATTCATTTATTAAATTCACAAACGGTTGGTCACTCGGGGTATACGTATGTGCTTAACTCAGTAGGCGACTTGGTGGGGCACCCTATTTTGATGGGGACGAATATTGCAGAGTTTGCATTTGTTCAAGATCAGATGGATCGGAAAGAGGGGGCTCTCGAGTATGAATGGAAGAATCCGTCTGACCCCGTGCCGAAGAAAAAAGTGGCTTACATGATGTATTTTGAGCCCTGGGACTATATTGTTACGGTATCTTCCTACGAGAAAGATTTAATTGATTTGATTCATGTTGATGATTTTGAAGCCAATATTTTGTCTATTGAAATTGGGGAGAAAGGTTATACTTATGTTATGAATTCTCGTGGAGAATTAATCATTCATCCAGATAGAAAAGGCGAGAGTCTGTATGATCGTAAAGATGCGAATGGTCGATATTTTATTCAAGATATGATTCGTAGGAAGAATGGTCGCATTATTTATCCTTGGGAGAATGTGTCTGAGGGACGTTTTCAGGAAAAGATGGTTATCTTTCGCTACTATGAACCGTTGGATTGGTATGTATGTAGTGGGGTGACGATCGAGGAGATTCAGCGTCCGTTAGGCATTTTACAAAACCGTTTACTGGTCGTTTTGGGTATTGCTTTTTTGCTGGCGTTGCTAGCGGCACTTATTATTTCGCGGATCATTGTAAGACCGATTCGATCTTTGATTGGTGCGATGGAGTCTGTTATTGATGGAGATTATGAATGGACCTTGCCTCTTGGACGCAAGGATGTTATGGGACGATTAACGGAAATATTTCAACGGATGATTTTGACGATTCGCGTAAGCCTGGATGAATCGGAAGCGGCGAAAAAGATGTTGGAAGATTCGAATCGTTCATTGGAGCGGAAAGTGCAGGAAAGAACTCGAGAGCTCGAATTACTTTCTAATCAGGATGGACTAACAAAACTATTCAATAGAAGAAAATTGGATGAACATTTGAGCAAGCTCGAGCAAGGTGACTTGGAGTGGTCCGTGCTGATGATTGATATTGATGAGTTCAAAAAATACAATGATACCTATGGCCATGTGGCTGGAGATGAATGCTTGAAGCGTGTTGCTCAAGCGATACAAGGCTGTATGCGACTCAGCACTGATTTTGTTGCACGATATGGAGGAGAAGAATTTTGCGTGGTGATGGAAGGTGTAGATACAAAGCAGACAGAGCAATTGACAATCCGTATACTTCGGGCGGTAGAAAAGTTGAACATACCAAATAAGGAAGCGATCAATAAGAGTATTATTACAGTTAGTGTTGGAGCGGCTTTGGCAAAGAACTTCCGGGGAAAGTCGGAAAAAGCTGTTGTGGAGGCTGCCGATCAAGCTCTTTATTCAGCAAAAGAGGCGGGGCGGAACCGTGCTTTTCTATGGACAGAGTCTGGGAGTGTGTGGATTAAGAATTATTGAAAGTGATGATCTGACTAGTTCGCTTTCTGTAGTGCGTATCGGTACAGCAAATAGAATATCTATAAATAGCCAGCCTGCTTTTGTCAATAAAAGCAGGCTGGTTT
This genomic window contains:
- a CDS encoding sodium:solute symporter family protein, whose amino-acid sequence is MLLENLIPLMIIGAFFIGITLVGKIASKRVKNSDDYMVAGRGAPLFLVVGTLFATFWGGGTIIGATGAAYNDGVFGVIEDPFAAGLALILIGLFFVTILRRLKIRSIGELYAFRFGPTAGYLASALMIPTYVIWTAVQLLAIGKILNVLFDVNFLFAYLIATLVVVSFTYMGGLIAVVWTDAIQMVIIFVGLIAILVVGFKAAGGVSDVIAHTPEGFWRFIPKERSIGAWISYLAMWAGMALGNIPSPDVAQRALMAKDGGTAKKGMIIAGSMYWTIGFIPIVIALIGITLVAKGILPAGLFAEDSELLIPFLARDLLGPVGLGVFVASLLAAILSSASTSLFATAVLFSNDIYRPLFHKEDLPEDDRTMLRVTKIFVVVVGVLSAGVGLASTNIYDLTIFAFTLQFGVLFFPFIFALKAKWVNTYGVIAGMLGGLGVNLIGVISQASVIPEPWEFYTLVPALINMLLIIIVSAITRNKNHATPLENLYID
- the ptcA gene encoding putrescine carbamoyltransferase translates to MKYPSSSATDLNKQGMRHMISMKDFTTKEMDDMMDLMAYLKDARRDNAVPQLFEGKSVAMIFEAGSTRTRVSFEVAATMLGGHGLFLSPRDIHLGGKESIDDTARVLSRMCDIVMARTNDPETIDALTRMSTVPVINGLDTRFHPTQMLADLFTIKEHMKEGQKLSDLTLAFMGDATDVCRSLLLTCTKYGMNFKQIGPVKYHMEQEWLDIADEYCKESGASYEITDDVEKISECNVVYGDSFYWVTQYDEKEERLAAFMPDYVITEELMAKAQPGATLLHCLPANDQEEVTREALEGENSVAFDEAENRLTAQMAILVYFTHKFHIESTEEVKKQHADKINNFLKTL
- the aguA gene encoding agmatine deiminase, whose protein sequence is MSRKITETTPKQDGFRMPGEFEAHKGCWMVWPERTDNWRLGGKPAQKAFVAVAEAIANFEEVTMCVSQTQFMAAREELSDRIRVVEMSNDDSWMRDIGPTFVVNDQGEVRGIDWRFNAWGGLVDGLYFPWDKDDQVAKKVCEIEGKDYYSLEEFILEGGSIHTDGDGTAIVTEACLLHESRNPQLDKAGIENTLKDYLGVEKVLWLPNGIYLDETNEHVDNIVHYCAPGVLALGWTDDEKDPQYPLSQAAFEYLSNETDAKGRKLEIHKLHIPNEVLITKEESEGVDSVDGTLPREEGDRQAASYANFYIANNAVILPLFDDEEYDQKAIETLGKIFPDREIVGIYAREIILGGGNIHCITQQQPLGK
- a CDS encoding amino acid permease, encoding MEEKKVSLFKMISFTVCGIVVLDTFVAPAAMGVSSITVWLLTAILFFIPYGLINAELGAAYPEDGGIYSWVKRAFGEFQATLVAWFYWVNVAFWMPAVFIAFSWWFSMAYAPELSTFASAAIAIAMCWVVVGIGIRGVELGITVTNIAAIVKVAVLLIFGGLGVVYAIQNGVANDFSLSNFALDFNFDTIAFSSAIVYNLLGFELISSIASSIDNPGKNIPKMTVLAGILIAFLYIVGTFGVLVAIPAEAIDPLDGFFYALQELCTVFGDSATLVFNIIMAGALFTLVSNMISWSMGGVEVLDEAEFTKKTKVLGHRHAKYDTPDYSYILMGVIATALIVLNFSLGESANEAFWTILSFSFLVFFLPYLWLFPTAVKLRLKDTDTIRPYKVPGGLPGLYISAILGFAFITLGIALLFFTGEGFDPLYHGTLVIGTGLTTVFGIGLYRKSHQ
- the arcC_1 gene encoding carbamate kinase, whose protein sequence is MLSKHKEPRIVIALGGNALGNTPAEQEEKVAVAAKSLVELISQGNEIIVCHGNGPQVGMINLAFEEASKINDKVVPVDLPECTAMSQGYIGFHLQSAIKKEMMAQKMPWHVATVVTQIEVDKKDEAFENPRKPIGGYYSKEEADVLMAKDPSLKVVEDAGRGYRRVVASPKPMDIVEKASIINMLDNEFVVIACGGGGVPVVSDGQGGFIGVPAVIDKDFATAKLADTVDAEYLFVLTAVDRVAVNFGTPDQKEIEKMTVAEAQKYCDQGHFAPGSMLPKVQAAMEFVKGKPGRRAVIASLEKAALAIKGESGTIIY